In Oculatellaceae cyanobacterium, the following proteins share a genomic window:
- a CDS encoding RuBisCO accumulation factor 1, which translates to MTETPSSLPDPSPQSDETTENPEDLLRLLRRKEGNWVGWGQTCAKLQKLGYNTQAIFEATGFEPIQQNQIIVAAQVYNSMLNMGVSEEVRSHYGRIGSDSLYELRILNQAERATTAEFLHSRNLNSEAAKEVAKAVKDYSRFSQLPQGFTNHPGDAVAYSYWRLAKQQSDLQERSRLIARGLMFAHTQTARQQIEQLLTEFTITPQRPAPSLPIYRLEAEESLPRLIPLAGQLPITLADFQQAKQIQPQGSFQTVQASANSAWVSLPGWQLVLKTEDPVAILCNNNQLPNQATAKSAETLLLIDRSQQEWDANSYFIVEQSGQLQIQWFPDNPNIPLLGRLILILRPKNILDEDTNKDIWQIDE; encoded by the coding sequence ATGACTGAAACACCATCTAGCCTTCCTGATCCTAGCCCTCAATCGGATGAAACTACAGAAAATCCTGAAGATTTGCTGCGCTTGTTGCGACGAAAAGAAGGTAATTGGGTAGGATGGGGGCAGACTTGCGCTAAGTTGCAAAAACTTGGCTATAATACACAAGCGATTTTTGAAGCTACCGGATTTGAGCCAATCCAGCAAAATCAAATTATTGTAGCAGCGCAAGTTTATAACTCAATGCTTAATATGGGTGTGTCTGAGGAAGTGCGATCGCACTATGGACGCATTGGTAGTGATAGTTTGTATGAATTGCGTATTTTAAACCAAGCAGAACGAGCTACGACTGCTGAATTCTTACATTCTAGAAATTTAAACTCAGAAGCAGCAAAAGAAGTTGCTAAAGCTGTTAAAGACTATTCGCGGTTTTCACAATTACCTCAAGGTTTTACTAATCATCCAGGCGACGCGGTAGCTTATAGTTATTGGAGATTAGCGAAACAACAAAGTGATTTACAAGAGCGATCGCGTTTAATTGCTCGTGGTTTAATGTTTGCTCATACCCAAACTGCAAGGCAACAAATTGAGCAACTACTAACCGAATTTACCATCACTCCTCAGCGTCCTGCACCTTCTTTACCTATTTATCGACTAGAAGCAGAAGAATCACTACCTCGGCTGATACCCTTAGCTGGTCAGCTACCTATCACACTAGCAGACTTCCAACAAGCGAAGCAAATCCAACCTCAAGGGTCTTTTCAGACAGTTCAAGCATCTGCAAATAGTGCTTGGGTATCTCTACCAGGTTGGCAACTTGTATTGAAAACAGAAGACCCCGTAGCGATACTCTGTAATAATAATCAATTGCCTAACCAAGCTACTGCTAAAAGCGCAGAAACCCTTTTATTAATTGACCGTTCTCAGCAAGAATGGGATGCCAACAGCTATTTTATTGTAGAGCAATCTGGACAGTTACAAATTCAGTGGTTTCCAGACAACCCAAATATTCCCTTGTTAGGACGTTTGATATTAATTTTGCGTCCAAAAAACATTCTGGATGAAGATACAAATAAGGATATTTGGCAGATTGATGAATAG
- a CDS encoding response regulator: MNNAIPDLDSISRQLMSLNRPKKPKMLVVDDEPDNLDLLYRTFRREFNVLKAESGVHALELLATEGEVAVIISDQRMPEMKGTEFLSKTVPEFPDTVRIILTGFTDVEDLVDAINSGQVYKYITKPWDPNELKGVVQRAAETYDLLKQRTEELDRAQAQTNLLATIVTVAQESSNVADTLEPIATAFGDSFATDGCILQLVEKNNLTTAKAGYNIDGVIINNLEKDPIVQRAIASSNLQAWVSGTEPEVAEYQATDLKAHLVVPIVYRSQVLAILSLQWKQPAKLREDELKLIHLSAQQVALALTSTRHYQ, translated from the coding sequence ATGAACAATGCTATTCCAGATCTTGATAGTATCAGCCGTCAGTTAATGAGCCTCAATCGACCCAAAAAACCTAAGATGCTCGTGGTAGACGATGAACCAGATAATCTGGATCTGCTCTACCGTACTTTCCGCAGAGAATTTAATGTTCTCAAAGCCGAAAGTGGTGTCCACGCCTTGGAATTACTAGCAACGGAAGGTGAAGTTGCTGTAATTATCTCCGATCAACGGATGCCAGAAATGAAGGGAACAGAATTTTTGAGCAAGACAGTCCCCGAATTTCCAGATACTGTGCGGATTATTCTGACCGGATTTACCGATGTCGAAGATTTGGTCGATGCGATTAATTCTGGACAAGTTTATAAATACATTACTAAGCCTTGGGACCCTAACGAGCTTAAAGGCGTAGTCCAACGCGCCGCAGAAACTTACGATTTGCTCAAGCAAAGAACAGAAGAACTAGATCGGGCGCAAGCGCAAACAAATTTGTTAGCAACAATTGTTACTGTCGCTCAGGAATCGTCAAATGTTGCAGATACTCTAGAACCCATTGCTACCGCCTTTGGGGATAGTTTTGCAACAGATGGTTGTATTTTACAGCTTGTAGAGAAAAATAACTTAACAACAGCCAAAGCTGGCTACAATATTGATGGTGTAATAATAAATAATCTAGAAAAAGACCCCATAGTACAACGTGCGATCGCATCATCGAATCTTCAAGCTTGGGTCAGTGGTACCGAACCTGAAGTAGCAGAATACCAAGCGACAGACCTCAAAGCACATCTAGTTGTGCCAATAGTTTATCGTAGTCAAGTGCTGGCAATTCTATCGCTCCAGTGGAAGCAACCTGCTAAACTGCGAGAAGATGAACTCAAACTAATTCACCTGTCCGCACAGCAAGTCGCCTTAGCTCTTACCAGTACTCGGCATTATCAATAG
- a CDS encoding DUF445 family protein encodes MDLNTLWLYITPPVAGAVIGYFTNDIAIKMLFRPYRAIYFAGRKLPFTPGLIPSNQERLAKRISDTIMGSLLTPEELQKLARRLLQTERVQGAIMWLLRLALEQVQVDKEQKTAKILAAILRDLLGQSLGRLLKVLSRRSDFLESQLNQIFDQILLEFQLNDDQARKLSEWLLEVVLPPNVVRQAIIDFLTDRNIQVIDEGFREKSSGTYWVVANLLGLRNTLTRLRTYCLDEKEASNARIDELITSLRMQERLQEWMQNLSLQNLPISTVRQLRKTMRDTVRTYIQERGSDWLETLSESLDWENIAKLILTRLRTSPAVNSSLELISQELALVLERYLEQDLEKIVAQIIPILNIDQVIIDRVKATSPADLENAIQGIVKSELQGIVNLGGVLGLVVGLIQTIILLIK; translated from the coding sequence TTGGATCTCAATACTCTTTGGCTTTACATTACCCCTCCTGTAGCTGGTGCTGTCATTGGCTATTTCACCAACGATATTGCCATTAAAATGTTGTTTCGCCCTTATCGAGCAATTTACTTTGCTGGGCGAAAACTCCCCTTCACCCCAGGTTTGATCCCTAGCAACCAAGAACGCTTGGCAAAGCGGATTTCTGACACAATCATGGGGTCGTTGCTAACACCGGAAGAGTTACAAAAATTAGCACGGCGCTTGCTGCAAACTGAGCGAGTTCAGGGAGCAATTATGTGGCTGTTGCGACTGGCGCTAGAGCAAGTTCAAGTTGATAAAGAGCAGAAAACAGCTAAAATTCTTGCTGCTATACTTCGGGACTTACTCGGTCAATCTTTAGGGCGGTTATTAAAAGTATTATCCCGTCGTTCAGATTTTTTAGAAAGCCAGCTTAACCAGATTTTTGACCAAATTTTGCTGGAATTCCAGCTAAATGACGACCAGGCGCGGAAACTTTCTGAATGGCTGCTAGAGGTAGTGTTGCCACCAAACGTAGTACGACAGGCTATAATAGACTTCCTCACAGACCGTAATATTCAGGTAATTGATGAAGGGTTTAGAGAAAAAAGCAGTGGGACTTATTGGGTAGTTGCCAATTTATTAGGTCTGCGTAATACCCTAACGCGCTTGCGGACTTATTGCTTAGATGAAAAAGAAGCAAGCAATGCCCGTATTGATGAATTAATTACATCACTAAGGATGCAAGAGCGGTTGCAGGAATGGATGCAAAATCTTTCACTGCAAAATTTACCGATTTCCACAGTGCGGCAACTGCGTAAGACAATGCGTGACACTGTTCGCACTTACATTCAAGAGCGTGGCAGTGATTGGTTAGAAACTTTAAGCGAATCTTTAGATTGGGAAAATATTGCTAAATTAATTCTCACCCGCCTGCGAACATCTCCTGCCGTTAATTCCTCATTGGAGCTAATAAGTCAGGAACTAGCTTTAGTTCTAGAGCGCTATTTAGAGCAAGATTTAGAAAAAATTGTTGCACAAATAATTCCGATTTTAAATATTGATCAGGTAATTATTGATAGAGTTAAAGCGACTTCACCTGCGGATCTGGAAAACGCTATTCAGGGTATTGTGAAAAGTGAGTTACAAGGTATTGTTAATTTAGGTGGAGTATTAGGTTTGGTAGTAGGTTTAATTCAGACTATTATTTTATTAATTAAGTAG